CTTTCGCCACACAAGCCCGGCAAATGGTTGCCGATAACCCGGTCTTTACGCCCGCGCTGCATACCCTGTTTTTGCAACGCTGGCGGCTGAGTCTGGTGGTGCAAACCACCGCATTCAATCAGCAATTACTGGAAGAGGAGCGCGAGCAACTGCTCAGTGAAGTGCAGGAACGCATGACGCTCAGCGGCCAGTTAGAGCCGGTCCTGATCGAAAATGAAAACGCCGCAGGCAGGTTATGGGATATGAGCGCCGGGCAGCTCAAACGCGGTGATTATCAGTTGATCGTTAAGTATGGTGATTTTCTCAAAGAGCAACCGGAACTCCAGCAACTGGCGGAACAACTTGGCCGCTCACGGGAAGCCAGGTCGGTGCCGCGGAAAGATGCGCCAATGGAAACCTTCCGCACCATGGTGCGCGAACCGGCAATCGTACCGGAGCAGGTTGACGGGCTGCATCAGAGCGACGATATCCTGCGCTTATTGCCGCCGGAACTGGCGACGCTGGGTATCACCGAACTGGAGTATGAATTTTACCGGCGGCTGGTGGAAAAACAGTTGCTGACTTACCGCCTGCATGGCGATGCCTGGCGGGAAAAAGTGACGGAACGCCCGGTCGTTCACCAGGATTTTGACCAGCAGCCGCGCGGCCCTTTCATTGTTTGTGTCGATACCTCCGGTTCCATGGGCGGTTTCAACGAACAGTGCGCCAAAGCGTTCTGCCTGGCACTGATGCGCGTGGCGCTGGCAGACAAACGACGCTGTTTTATTATGCTGTTTTCCAGCGAAGTGGTGCGCTATGAACTTACCAGTGCGCAGGGGCTGGAGCAGGCGATCCGCTTTCTTAGCCAGCGCTTTCGCGGTGGCACCGATCTGGCGAGCTGTTTTCGCGCGATCATCGAACGGATGCAGGGTGGAGAGTGGTATGACGCGGACGCGGTGGTGATTTCTGATTTCATCGCCCAGCGCCTGCCGGACGATGTCGTCAGTAAAGTAAAGGAGCTCCAGCACATTCACCAGCATCGCTTTCACGCGGTGGCAATGTCGTCGCACGGCAAGCCCGGCATCATGCGTATCTTCGACCATATCTGGCGCTTCGATACGGGGATGCGCAGCCGCCTGTTACGACGCTGGCGGCGTTAAAGCAGGCCGGAAACCTGCTCGCGAACTTGCGAAGGCCACACGCCGCACTGCACTTGCCCGATGTGCGGTAATTGCAGCAGCAGCATGGTAAGGCGCGATTGCCCGATACCGCCGCCGATGGTTTGTGGCATCTCACCGCGCAGCAACGCCTGATGCCACTCCAGTTGTAAGCGATCTTCATCGCCGGTCAGCTTCAACTGGCGCTTTAAGGCGTCGGCATCGACGCGAATGCCCATCGACGACAGTTCCAGTGCGTCTTCCAGTACCGGGTTCCACACCAGAATATCGCCATTCAGACCGTTGAAACCGGCTTCAACCGACGTGCTCCAATCATCATAATCAGGTGCACGCACATCGTGGCGCTTGCCGTCGCTAAGCTTGCCGCCAATACCCATCAGGAACACAGCGCCCAACTCTTTCGCGATCGCTCTCTCGCGCCCTTTAGCATCGAGATCCGGGAAACGGCTCAGCAAGGTTTCGCTGTGAACAAAGTGGATCTGTTCTGGCAGGAACGGTGCCAGGCCAAATCGTTCGCTGACGGCGGCTTCGGTCTCTTTGATTCCTGACCAAATCGCCTCAACGGTGCTTTTTAAGGTTGCCAGCTGACGCTGATCGTCACCCAACACGCGTTCCCAGTCCCACTGATCAACATAAACGGAGTGAATAGAAGAAAGGCGATCTTCATCCGGGCGCAGGGCTTTCATGTGCGTGTAGAGCCCTTCTCCGGCGCTGAAGTCGTGCTGGCCCAGCGTCTGACGTTTCCATTTAGCCAGTGAATGCACCACTTCGAAACGGGCATCCGGCAGCGTTTTCACATTGACCTGGACCGCTTTTTCGCACCCCGACAAGTTATCTTGCGTGCCATCACCAACGCGGCTAAGGATCGGCGCCTGAACTTCAATCAGACCCAGTTTCTCCTCCAGCTGGCGAGAGAAAAAAGATTTCACGAAAGCAATCTGCCGTTGTTTTGCGATGTAAGCGGTTTTCATTATGTTACTCCTGTGTCCTGTTGCTATTCATTAAGCAATAAAACATCACAGCAACTCAATAATCTGCAATTAAAAAGCCGGTAACGCTTTTGATTCGTCAAAACAGCAAGCTAAAATAGAAAGAATCAACATTCTTCATAAGAAAATTCTATGGAAAATTATCAGATCGACAATCTGGACCGCGGCATCCTCGACGCGTTAATGGCAAATGCGCGTACTGCATACGCCGAGCTGGCCAAACAGTTCGGCGTCAGCCCAGGTACCATTCACGTTCGCGTGGAAAAAATGAAGCAAGCAGGGATCATTACCGGTGCGCGCATTGACGTAAGCCCAAAACAATTGGGATATGACGTCTGCTGCTTTATCGGCATCATTTTGAAAAGCGCGAAAGATTACCCCTCCGCGCTGGCGAAGCTGGAAAGTCTGGAGGAGGTGACCGAGGCCTACTACACCACCGGCCACTACAGCATCTTTATAAAGGTGATGTGTCGATCTATTGACGCCCTGCAGCAGGTACTTATCAACAAGATCCAAACCATTGATGAAATTCAGTCCACGGAGACGCTAATCTCCCTGCAAAACCCGATCATGCGTACGATCCGCCCTTAACCGGGCGTTTTCATCCTCAAATAATACCCGCATTGTCCACAGGTAGATCCCAGCCCATTCACAGCGTACAATGCCCCCCTATTTATCGCCGAATGGCGAGTAAAACGGAGCGGGCTTGATGGCAGACATTACTCTTATTAGCGGCAGTACCCTTGGCGGCGCGGAATACGTGGCGGAACATCTGGCGGAAAAGCTGGAAGACGCGGGTTTCAGTACCGAGACGCTGCACGGCCCGCTTTTAGAGGATCTTGTTTTGCAGGGCACATGGCTGGTGGTCAGTTCCACCCATGGTGCGGGCGATCTGCCCGAAAACCTGCAACCGCTTTTAGACGATTTGAATGAGCAAAAGCCGGATCTGTCCCAGGTACGTTTTGGCGCTATCGGTATCGGTAGCCGCGAATATGACACCTTCTGTCAGGCAATCGAAAAACTGGAAGCTTCATTAAAGGCGTGCGGAGCAAAGCAGATCGGCGAAACGCTGAAGATCAACATCCTTGATCACGATATTCCGGAAGATCCAGCGGAAGAATGGCTGGGATCCTGGAAAAATTTACTCAATAACGATTAAAGATCGTGCGATCAGATGTGGATAACTATGCTTAAAAGCACTGATCAACCGGTAGTTATCCCATTAACAACTGCAGTTCAGTTTTTGACTTGTGCATAACTAGCCATTCTGATCCCAGCTTATACGGTTCAGGATCACCGATCATTCACAGCTAATGATCCTGCCTAATGAATTGATCTTAAAGTGATGATCCGGGTTATCCACAGCACCTGTCGATCCTAATAAGAGATCACAATAGAACAGATCTCTACATATAAAA
This genomic interval from Kosakonia sacchari SP1 contains the following:
- the viaA gene encoding ATPase RavA stimulator ViaA, whose protein sequence is MLTLETLNVMLTISEEALVEELIVLLLASPQLALFFEKFPKLKHAITEDVPRWREALKKHLKETEVPPELAQEVLSYQQSQLLSTSQFTIQLPQILDLLDKLRSPFATQARQMVADNPVFTPALHTLFLQRWRLSLVVQTTAFNQQLLEEEREQLLSEVQERMTLSGQLEPVLIENENAAGRLWDMSAGQLKRGDYQLIVKYGDFLKEQPELQQLAEQLGRSREARSVPRKDAPMETFRTMVREPAIVPEQVDGLHQSDDILRLLPPELATLGITELEYEFYRRLVEKQLLTYRLHGDAWREKVTERPVVHQDFDQQPRGPFIVCVDTSGSMGGFNEQCAKAFCLALMRVALADKRRCFIMLFSSEVVRYELTSAQGLEQAIRFLSQRFRGGTDLASCFRAIIERMQGGEWYDADAVVISDFIAQRLPDDVVSKVKELQHIHQHRFHAVAMSSHGKPGIMRIFDHIWRFDTGMRSRLLRRWRR
- the asnA gene encoding aspartate--ammonia ligase, encoding MKTAYIAKQRQIAFVKSFFSRQLEEKLGLIEVQAPILSRVGDGTQDNLSGCEKAVQVNVKTLPDARFEVVHSLAKWKRQTLGQHDFSAGEGLYTHMKALRPDEDRLSSIHSVYVDQWDWERVLGDDQRQLATLKSTVEAIWSGIKETEAAVSERFGLAPFLPEQIHFVHSETLLSRFPDLDAKGRERAIAKELGAVFLMGIGGKLSDGKRHDVRAPDYDDWSTSVEAGFNGLNGDILVWNPVLEDALELSSMGIRVDADALKRQLKLTGDEDRLQLEWHQALLRGEMPQTIGGGIGQSRLTMLLLQLPHIGQVQCGVWPSQVREQVSGLL
- the asnC gene encoding transcriptional regulator AsnC, which gives rise to MENYQIDNLDRGILDALMANARTAYAELAKQFGVSPGTIHVRVEKMKQAGIITGARIDVSPKQLGYDVCCFIGIILKSAKDYPSALAKLESLEEVTEAYYTTGHYSIFIKVMCRSIDALQQVLINKIQTIDEIQSTETLISLQNPIMRTIRP
- the mioC gene encoding FMN-binding protein MioC, which translates into the protein MADITLISGSTLGGAEYVAEHLAEKLEDAGFSTETLHGPLLEDLVLQGTWLVVSSTHGAGDLPENLQPLLDDLNEQKPDLSQVRFGAIGIGSREYDTFCQAIEKLEASLKACGAKQIGETLKINILDHDIPEDPAEEWLGSWKNLLNND